In Humulus lupulus chromosome 7, drHumLupu1.1, whole genome shotgun sequence, the following are encoded in one genomic region:
- the LOC133792098 gene encoding L10-interacting MYB domain-containing protein-like has product MPQLKSKFNRLRKAHREFSHLLEQIGMGWDPQTNTVTASDEVWDTYLKRFRKKGLQHYEMLGEIFNNTTATGGMSYASTQLPPSSVEERQQERHFVGTGAHVDIDLEFDGDNYGEEEEVTGVRCRATSAPPDAPKPKEKKNKGANSAFDQVMGELAKSISAKTEASLTRSETMHKYYELREKIISEETSNVTNSYNVEDCQSILDGIPDLDNKIYLKALHEFVATPEWRGIFMRMNKERRRAYLDSLLE; this is encoded by the exons ATGCCTCAATTGAAATCCAAATTCAATCGGTTGAGAAAGGCACATCGAGAATTTTCTCATCTTTTGGAACAAATTGGTATGGGATGGGATCCTCAAACAAATACTGTTACAGCAAGTGATGAAGTATGGGACACTTATCTAAAG AGATTTCGAAAAAAAGGATTGCAACATTATGAGATGCTTGGAGAAATATTCAATAATACAACAGCCACTGGTGGTATGAGTTATGCCTCCACTCAACTTCCGCCTTCTTCAGTTGAGGAACGCCAACAAGAGCGTCATTTTGTTGGCACTGGAGCACATGTTGATATTGATCTTGAATTTGATGGTGATAATTAtggagaggaagaagaagttacTGGTGTACGTTGTCGAGCTACTTCTGCTCCACCAGATGCACCAAaaccaaaagagaaaaagaacaaAGGGGCTAATTCTGCCTTCGACCAAGTGATGGGAGAACTTGCAAAAAGTATTTCTGCTAAGACTGAGGCATCATTAACACGGAGTGAGACTATGCATAAGTATTATGAATTGAGAGAAAAAATAATTAGTGAGGAAACCAGCAATGTCACTAATTCTTACAATGTGGAAGATTGTCAAAGCATTCTTGATGGTATTCCAGATCTGGATAACAAAATATACCTCAAAGCGTTGCATGAGTTTGTAGCAACCCCAGAATGGCGCGGAATATTCATGAGAATGAATAAGGAGCGTCGACGTGCTTATCTTGATTCATTGTTGGAGTga